The DNA region CATTTTGGTAGTTATAATGAAAGCCAGCAGCATGCATGGCCACCAATGAACCTTTTGAATCAAACACAGGGGAGCCGGAAGCCCCGAAGAAAAACTCAGTATCATAGGTAATCACATCAGGGTTGTGAACtatttcctggaaacttctttgAGTATACATATGGACATACTCTGGACTTTCTGCTTCTTCAGACTGAACACGTTCCTGACATTTCTTTGCTCGCTGACCCTGGGGGATCACAGCACAAGCATCAATATGCTTTTTTTCTCCATATGGATGGCCAATAATATGTATCAACCCACTAAGTGGCACAGGAGTAATTCCATTATATAGCTCCATAGGTACTTGTTGTCCACTTTCCTTCAGTTTCAGGACAGCATAGTCAAGCTTTTCATTATGTATCTCAAACCAAGGTTCAACGAAAAAGtagtttgtttcctttccttctggCTCTTCATAACCAAATGTCACCCTTACACATTGACCAATTATGGCTGCCCACTGACTTGGCTCTATTCCGTCTCCCACAATGTAATCTATTACATGCCGACAAGTTAAAATGAACAatcctttaaaaacaaagcagGTGGCGCAACCCGTAGTTGCACTGTCCCAGAATAAGTACCCAACTGAGTCACTGCGATGTGCAAGAAGTTTCACTACTTTAATCGAAGAAGAGTTTTTTGTTACTTTCCCAAACTTTAGTTTATGCAATTTAAATAATGTTTCCccattttttactttcatttttttcttgaagttttccttgattttttcactttctcttttcaaACTGGGGTACTGAGCCACGATTTGTTCTCTCAACACACAGGTGTTTCTTTTCTCTGACTCAGGATTCCGAGAAGCTGCTGCACTGGGGACCATTCTTTTCTCAACCTCAACCTGAAAGTGTTTGCCTTCTAATTCATCGACTGGCTGGGTGCTTTCTAAAATGGAGTCATTGTTTTCAATGAGTTTCCAATCACCATTctccagaaaggaaagaaatctgcCATCCTTGCACAGAGCGTCCTTGATGGTTTCTCCTTTGAAAGCATAAACACAGAGTTTGCACCCCTTTTTGTGAAGCTTCCCACATTTAACAATCCTTCTTTTGTACTTCCCAATTCCAATTGCATGAATGTAAAATTTGACACATTCAGTCGATGCTTTGTCATGCCGGCCAAATACGTGGTTATCTTCCTTCTGCTTACTTTTACTTTGGGAAAACGTAATGACCACATGGCATCTTTCAGGGAAACAACTGAGGGGAATTCCCAGGTTTATGTACCCTTTGATTCCTTCTGTGCCACGCACAAGCATTTCTTGGCCTTGGTGAGTTTCTATCTCTTTTCTGAGAGCCTGGAGAGTGTTGAGAGCCATATATAAGCTACCATTCTCACTATGGGTGAGCTCATGTTTCATATTTTGGTTTTTCCTGTAGTTTACATCCAAGGTAACAAGTATTATTCTATTTTTGGGCATGGTCTGGTCTTCTGGATTTTTCTTAAGTGAATGGAATTCTTGAGCCTGGGTATTAGTTACGTCTCTTGGGCCTCCTCTAGACTCCATCCTCATTTGAGAAGTACTGGAATTATTCTGTTGCTTTTTAGAGACCTAAAATTAATGTTAGATACTTTAAAACTCTGAATGCAACCCTCatcttttgcttctcttttcaGGTATGCAATTTATTATAAGCATTACATATTAAACAAAATCATCATTATTTAACTAATCATTTGGTTATAATATAGTTATTTGTGACAATAAATACTTTGATTCACCCAGCATATATCATGAAAAGAACTCAACTTATTTTCTCTATTACATCAACTAATccccaaattttataaaataaggagGAACAAACATGACTTATCTGTCCTTTTGATGGAGAAACTAAGGCACTGAAAGTTTTTCTTGTAGACGTCTTTTCTAGGGCCACATAATAACCAATAAATAAAGTGAGTATCAAAATTGCAATTCCTAAtccaattattttttccattggactagtgtatatattctttttggtAAACTTTGCATTTATGATTGTCATTTTTGAAGGgcattattttaagaaacagggGTGAAGGTGGGGAGCGGAATTAAATAAAGAGGATTAATCAAATAGTAGAAACTCAATGAAAAATTAGGGTGTCTGTTTCTTATGtctaaaacacacatttttcccAAGTCATATTCATCATGGCATGGGTACCAGCAGATATGGGTCCATATGCCAGCAATGCCCCTTACTGCTACTGGGAATAACAATGCCAGGAATATTGTAAAGATTAAGTGTAGCATCACTGTATGACAATGCCTAGCACAATGACTAGCACATGTtaacatttgttttccttctttatacTAATATTCcagatcaaaaataaataaataaaagggactTAAGGTAATACAGATTTCCTTGGGCACACATATGAACTCTCAAAGAGCATCCCTTCAGCCTAAGGCTATCAGAAACATCTTTTCATACACCCTGTTGGAGTACTATGATAAATTTCCTATTTATTAAAGTGATTCTTGGGCAGATATAGACACCTCTGAAAGGGGAAGAGGGATAGGATATAGTAATTAGCTCTGTCATGGAATAGGATAGAGAAAAACATAACTAAGTTTGCCTTAGACTTTTTTGGATACTTGGATATTCTAGTTTTCCAGAACcaggacaaaacaaaacaagttgaGAAATTGTAAACTGCATACTCAAATGTTTATCattcttcaacttttttcttgataaattcaAGGAGCATTTTAGACTCAGGGAAAGATACAATGGTTTGATACCATAATAGAgcccaatcagtagaaaaaggcCCAATTACATGTCATTAAACTTAACTCCAAGTCTTCACTTCATCCCTGTCTTAAGCAACAACTCACTTGCTCCCTCTTCTCCAATAAACAAATTGAAGATTTGTCAGAATCCTTCCTGACTTCCTAACAAGGTTATGGTAAGaacaaatatatcaaaaaattgttttataaactgTATTCAAACGTGGGTTATAATTATGATTGAATAGATCAGCCACATTTGGAATGGTATATGTTTTCATGCTATGAAATTGCATTAATTTTGGTTTATTACATAGTTTACTGTAACATATTGTActgaagtttttgttgttattcaataaatattacgATAGTTTTTCATTAAAGACTGCTTTGATATAGCCAAGATTTGTATTACAACTCTCTTCCCCATGCTACCCCCAAAATAGA from Rhinopithecus roxellana isolate Shanxi Qingling chromosome 15, ASM756505v1, whole genome shotgun sequence includes:
- the FAM111A gene encoding protein FAM111A, with protein sequence MSCKKQRSQKHSVNEKCNMKIDHYFSPVSKKQQNNSSTSQMRMESRGGPRDVTNTQAQEFHSLKKNPEDQTMPKNRIILVTLDVNYRKNQNMKHELTHSENGSLYMALNTLQALRKEIETHQGQEMLVRGTEGIKGYINLGIPLSCFPERCHVVITFSQSKSKQKEDNHVFGRHDKASTECVKFYIHAIGIGKYKRRIVKCGKLHKKGCKLCVYAFKGETIKDALCKDGRFLSFLENGDWKLIENNDSILESTQPVDELEGKHFQVEVEKRMVPSAAASRNPESEKRNTCVLREQIVAQYPSLKRESEKIKENFKKKMKVKNGETLFKLHKLKFGKVTKNSSSIKVVKLLAHRSDSVGYLFWDSATTGCATCFVFKGLFILTCRHVIDYIVGDGIEPSQWAAIIGQCVRVTFGYEEPEGKETNYFFVEPWFEIHNEKLDYAVLKLKESGQQVPMELYNGITPVPLSGLIHIIGHPYGEKKHIDACAVIPQGQRAKKCQERVQSEEAESPEYVHMYTQRSFQEIVHNPDVITYDTEFFFGASGSPVFDSKGSLVAMHAAGFHYNYQNETRSIIEFGPTMESILLDIKERHKPWYEEVFVSQQDVEMISSEDL